One window of the Populus nigra chromosome 4, ddPopNigr1.1, whole genome shotgun sequence genome contains the following:
- the LOC133691606 gene encoding protein PHOSPHATE-INDUCED 1-like — protein sequence MVFFVSSRFVLPVLLLFISINRFSSAARRLSVSDQTQEPFLFQYHNGPLLTGQISVNLIWYGKFRPSQRAIVSDFIDSVSSRKLKTAQPSVATWWKATEKYFNLVKPKKTSPPLLSLGTQILDEKYSLGKSLSGKQIVQLASKGGQKDAINVVLTSSDVAVEGFCSSKCGIHGSSLSAKRINRKISKFAYIWVGNSETQCPGQCAWPLHQPIYGPQNPPLVAPNNDVGLDGMVINLASLLAGTATNPFGNGYFQGPKEAPLEAASACPGVYGKGAYPGYAGDLLVDSTTGASYNAHGVNGRKYLLPALFDPSTSTCSTLP from the coding sequence ATGGTCTTTTTTGTTTCCTCACGTTTTGTTCTTCCAGTACTTCTGCTATTTATCTCTATTAATCGGTTCAGTTCAGCAGCAAGGAGACTCTCCGTGTCAGATCAAACCCAAGAACCTTTTTTGTTTCAATACCACAACGGCCCACTCCTTACAGGTCAAATTTCCGTCAACTTGATCTGGTATGGCAAGTTCAGGCCATCTCAACGTGCCATTGTCTCGGATTTTATTGACTCTGTGTCTTCTAGAAAACTCAAAACAGCACAACCCTCTGTTGCCACGTGGTGGAAAGCTACAGAGAAATATTTCAACCTTGTGAAACCGAAGAAAAcctctcctcctcttctctcACTAGGAACACAAATCCTAGACGAGAAGTATTCATTGGGGAAATCGCTCTCTGGCAAGCAAATTGTGCAGTTAGCATCAAAAGGTGGCCAAAAGGATGCGATTAACGTTGTTTTGACATCATCTGATGTTGCTGTTGAAGGGTTTTGCTCTAGCAAATGCGGTATTCATGGGTCTTCTTTGAGCGCTAAAAGAATCAATCGCAAGATATCTAAATTTGCTTACATTTGGGTTGGTAACTCTGAGACTCAATGTCCTGGTCAATGTGCGTGGCCATTGCACCAGCCAATTTATGGACCGCAGAACCCTCCATTGGTTGCACCCAACAACGATGTGGGTCTTGACGGGATGGTAATCAATTTGGCTAGTCTTTTGGCTGGGACTGCAACAAACCCATTTGGAAATGGCTATTTTCAGGGTCCCAAGGAGGCTCCTCTTGAGGCTGCATCTGCTTGTCCTGGGGTTTATGGCAAGGGTGCCTATCCTGGTTATGCTGGGGATTTGTTAGTGGACTCTACAACTGGTGCTAGCTATAATGCTCATGGTGTTAACGGAAGGAAATACTTGCTTCCTGCTTTATTTGATCCTTCAACTTCAACTTGTTCCACTCTACCGTGA
- the LOC133692809 gene encoding uncharacterized protein LOC133692809, translating into MQQLFLSFFPAVSDSLHSCTKMEKPQDHNDQEPSKSPSTPASPTCASSTSVKCAGSTSFHPPPTQSPWSEISPPPTYRPIRSPAINPPPNTNSQAIILAPVPQSQKVLTISLPHTFQAPSKKIHSPDDIRQFINSDSSKNFLGFIVSLSESIRSHKTSDSFHESTTLKKIVSIIETLIQWTEEIPPAQQSSRYGNISYRTWHNRLVENSESLMLQILPELLKSSMVEIVPYFTDSFGNSSRIDYGTGHETNFAAWLYCLARMGVIEEVDYQALVSRVFVNYIELMRKLQLVYNLEPAGSHGVWGLDDYHFLPYIFGSSQLINHKFMKPKSIHNEDILENFSNEYMYLSCIVFIKKVKKGLFAEHSPLLDDISGVPNWNKVNSGLLKMYRAEVLEKVPIMQHFLFGSLIQWE; encoded by the exons ATGCAGcaactttttctttccttcttccccgcAGTCTCAGACTCCCTCCATTCCTGTACCAAAATGGAAAAACCCCAAGACCACAACGACCAGGAGCCTTCAAAATCCCCCTCAACTCCAGCATCACCTACATGCGCCTCCTCAACCAGCGTTAAATGCGCCGGCTCAACCTCCTTCCATCCACCACCCACGCAATCCCCTTGGTCAGAAATTTCCCCTCCTCCAACCTACCGCCCTATCCGTTCTCCGGCTATAAATCCGCCACCAAACACAAATTCCCAAGCCATAATCCTCGCTCCAGTCCCGCAATCCCAAAAGGTACTCACCATTTCCCTTCCTCACACCTTCCAAGCCCCTTCCAAAAAAATCCACTCCCCTGACGACATTCGCCAATTCATCAACTCCGATTCCTCTAAGAACTTCCTTGGCTTCATCGTCTCTCTCTCAGAATCTATACGGTCCCACAAAACCTCCGATTCCTTTCACGAATCCACAACTCTGAAAAAGATTGTGTCTATTATCGAAACCCTAATTCAGTGGACTGAAGAAATCCCTCCCGCTCAACAATCTTCTCGATACGGTAACATCTCTTACCGCACCTGGCATAACCGTTTGGTAGAAAATAGCGAGAGTTTAATGCTTCAGATTTTGCCCGAACTTTTAAAATCTTCAATGGTGGAGATCGTTCCTTATTTTACCGATAGTTTTGGTAATTCGAGCCGGATTGATTACGGTACTGGACATGAAACTAATTTCGCCGCGTGGTTGTATTGTTTGGCTAGGATGGGGGTTATAGAGGAAGTTGATTATCAAGCTCTAGTTTctagagtttttgttaattatattgaattaatGAGGAAGTTGCAATTGGTTTATAATCTGGAGCCTGCGGGTTCGCACGGTGTTTGGGGGCTTGATGATTATCATTTCTTGCCGTATATATTTGGATCATCACAGTTGATTAATCATAAGTTTATGAAGCCCAAGTCTATTCATAACGAGGATATTTTGGAGAACTTTTCGAATGAGTATATGTATCTTTCATGCATTGTGTTCATTAAGAAGGTGAAGAAGGGGTTGTTTGCTGAGCACTCGCCTTTGTTGGATGATATCAGCGGAGTGCCTAATTGGAACAAGGTGAATAGCGGGTTGCTTAAGATGTATAGAGCAGAAGTGTTGGAGAAAGTGCCTATTATGCAGCATTTCCTGTTTGGGTCGCTTATTCAGTG GGAGTAG